CCGGAACGAACGTCGCGCCCCGTTCCGACGGGGCGCGACGTTCGTCAGCGGGCGCGACACACAGGGGACGCGCGGCGGCGCGGCACGGCGCAGCGGCGGCGGCGGCGCAGCGGCGGCGGCGGCGCAGCGGCGGCGCAGCGGCGGCGCGGCGGCGGCGCGGCGGCGCGGCGGCGGTCAGCCGCGCGTGAGGGCCTCGGCAGCCGCGGGGTCGGCGCCGTCGAGGAACTGCGTCAGCCGCTCGGGCTCGCCCGGCTCGTCGATCGCCTCGGCCGCCCGGCGCAGCGCGAACAGGGCACGCAGGACACCCCGGTTCGGCTCGTGCGACCACGGCACCGGCCCGGCACCGCGCCACCCGGCCTTCCGCAGGGCGTCGAGCCCCCGGTGGTACCCGACCCGCGCGTAGGCGTAGGACTCGACGGTCGCGCCGCGGTCCCAGGCCTCGTCGGCGAGCAGGGCCCACGCCAGACTCGACGCCGGGTGCGACACCACCACGGAGGCGACCGGGGCGTTCGACGCCAGGAGCCCGTCCACCTCGGGTTCGGCGGGCAGCAGCGTCTCGGGGTTCGGCGTGGGGTTCGGGAGCAGGTTGTCCGGCATGCCGCCACGCTACTTCAGCACCCGGCTACTTCAGCGGGTCGTTGCCCCAGTTCATGAGCGAGTACCGCCACGGGGTGTCCGTGACGTCCCCGGACGGCTCCTGCTCCGAGTGGCGTGCCACGTAGCCGACGACCTTCTTCATGTGCGCGTAGTCGTCGTCCGTCAGGTCGCCCTGCTTCTTCTGCAGGATCGACACGATGTGCCGGCCGGACTCGTGCCCCGTCGACTCGGACGCGCCGCCCTTCTTCTGCCCGACGGACTTCGACTCGTCGGTGTCGAGCCACTTCTCGAGCTGGGACGCGGTCATGTTCACCGCGTCGTGGAAGTCGTCCCGGATCTGCTTCTCGTCCTCAGCCATGTCGGACATCTTGCGCCGCACGACTGCACGGTCGTACGGTGAGCCGTACCCCGTCGTCACCACGGGGCTGCGGTGCGGGACGACCGGCCGACAGCACGGGTGACGGCCACGGGGCCTCCCCGACGGAAACGGCCCGGCATTGCGCGAGACCACCGGCACTGCGCCGCAGCAGC
The sequence above is drawn from the Curtobacterium sp. L6-1 genome and encodes:
- a CDS encoding DUF3151 domain-containing protein, producing the protein MPDNLLPNPTPNPETLLPAEPEVDGLLASNAPVASVVVSHPASSLAWALLADEAWDRGATVESYAYARVGYHRGLDALRKAGWRGAGPVPWSHEPNRGVLRALFALRRAAEAIDEPGEPERLTQFLDGADPAAAEALTRG
- a CDS encoding DUF3140 domain-containing protein, translated to MAEDEKQIRDDFHDAVNMTASQLEKWLDTDESKSVGQKKGGASESTGHESGRHIVSILQKKQGDLTDDDYAHMKKVVGYVARHSEQEPSGDVTDTPWRYSLMNWGNDPLK